A single genomic interval of Deinococcus ruber harbors:
- a CDS encoding WGxxGxxG family protein — protein sequence MLNIAKKTALVLTLALAPISAFAQSTDTTNTDTTTTGTTATTDNNANTDNKNDDHGNWGLLGLLGLAGLAGLRRQPVAVVPERERVMTGTPRS from the coding sequence ATGTTGAACATTGCAAAAAAGACCGCGCTCGTCCTGACTTTGGCTCTCGCCCCCATCTCTGCCTTTGCTCAGAGCACCGACACCACCAACACGGACACGACCACCACCGGCACCACGGCCACTACCGACAACAATGCCAACACCGACAACAAGAACGACGATCACGGCAACTGGGGCCTGCTCGGCCTACTCGGTCTCGCGGGTCTCGCAGGCCTTCGCCGTCAGCCGGTTGCCGTGGTGCCAGAGCGCGAGCGCGTAATGACTGGGACGCCCCGCTCCTAA
- a CDS encoding terminase small subunit, protein MPDESAVPEGAALPKLSDKHAKFVRLYLGECNLNASKAARKAGYQNHAEGYRLLQREDVAAHVRAGLESEAQVMPAGEVMRRLSTLARQDADMADFVKVSNAVRTFWLDYRKHEPVHELAKKHGCDIDDLDAEDLMREFGADAVATTLDGDTMIRINSLETDVTIDWTAAVEAGALSAIQVLKKNKDGSIEYKLKDTVRALELLGKKYSLFTDRQEISGSVDLGVKYIAGLSEDDL, encoded by the coding sequence ATGCCCGACGAATCCGCAGTACCTGAGGGCGCGGCCCTCCCCAAGCTCAGCGACAAGCACGCGAAGTTCGTGCGCCTGTACCTGGGCGAATGCAACCTGAACGCCAGCAAAGCCGCCCGGAAGGCCGGGTACCAGAACCACGCCGAGGGGTACCGCCTGCTGCAGCGTGAAGACGTGGCGGCCCATGTCCGGGCAGGGTTGGAGAGTGAAGCCCAGGTGATGCCCGCAGGTGAGGTCATGCGCCGCTTGTCCACGCTGGCCCGGCAGGATGCCGACATGGCCGACTTCGTGAAGGTCTCGAATGCCGTGCGTACCTTCTGGCTCGATTACCGGAAGCATGAGCCGGTGCACGAGCTGGCGAAGAAGCACGGCTGCGACATCGATGATCTGGACGCCGAAGACCTGATGCGCGAGTTTGGCGCGGATGCAGTTGCCACGACGCTCGACGGCGACACCATGATCCGTATCAACAGTCTCGAAACGGACGTGACCATCGACTGGACCGCAGCGGTGGAAGCTGGGGCGCTGTCGGCCATCCAGGTGCTGAAGAAGAACAAAGACGGCAGCATCGAGTACAAGCTCAAAGACACGGTGAGAGCGCTTGAACTGCTGGGCAAAAAGTACAGCCTGTTCACCGACCGGCAAGAGATCAGCGGCAGCGTGGATCTGGGCGTGAAGTACATCGCGGGCCTGAGTGAGGACGACCTGTGA
- a CDS encoding phage terminase large subunit — MTAASLPPGARVYFPRGSALEVLRCKVDEFMLDGPAGTGKSRVCLEKLNALAEKYAGCRLAIVRKFRAALTETALVTFEQHVKPRCNLTNQQRNVRQSYRYANASEIIVAGIDNPVKLMSAEFDAIYVQEATELSVNDWEFLSTRLRNGVIPYQQLFGDCNPGPPSHWLNKRMEAGLTLRVLSRHEDNPRLFDSKGTLTPFGESYIARLDKLTGPRKLRLRYGKWAASEGMVYASFDAARHVIPRFPIPAAWRRFIAIDFGYTNPFVCQWWAIDPDGRMYLYRELYRTQRTVQMHAQQIRALTGSEVIEAYVTDHDAEDRATLEAALGIRTRPADKAVSVGIQAVEERLKPAGDSKPRLFIFADALVERDPLLIDEETGLSSLPTCTLEEIDGYVWAKGAGGETLKENPVKLNDHGMDDLRYATRYADGFGKRPERRQDSSTVSTY; from the coding sequence GTGACCGCTGCGAGTCTGCCGCCGGGCGCTCGGGTGTACTTCCCTCGTGGTTCGGCGCTGGAGGTGCTGCGCTGCAAGGTCGACGAGTTCATGCTGGACGGGCCAGCAGGCACCGGCAAGAGCCGCGTGTGCCTGGAGAAGTTGAACGCGCTGGCTGAGAAGTATGCTGGCTGCCGTCTGGCGATTGTCCGGAAGTTCCGGGCAGCCCTGACCGAGACGGCGCTGGTGACCTTTGAGCAGCACGTCAAACCCCGCTGCAACCTGACCAACCAGCAGCGCAACGTGCGCCAGAGCTACCGATACGCCAACGCCTCCGAGATCATCGTGGCCGGAATCGACAACCCGGTGAAGCTGATGTCGGCGGAGTTCGACGCCATCTACGTGCAGGAAGCGACCGAGCTGAGTGTGAACGACTGGGAGTTTCTCAGCACGCGCCTGCGAAATGGCGTGATCCCGTATCAGCAGCTGTTCGGGGACTGCAACCCTGGGCCGCCCTCGCACTGGCTGAACAAGCGCATGGAGGCGGGCCTGACGCTGCGGGTGCTGTCGCGGCACGAGGACAACCCGCGCCTGTTCGACAGCAAGGGCACGCTGACACCCTTCGGTGAGTCCTATATCGCCCGTCTCGACAAGCTGACCGGGCCGCGCAAACTGCGGCTGCGGTACGGCAAGTGGGCGGCCTCCGAAGGCATGGTGTATGCCAGTTTCGATGCGGCCCGCCACGTCATTCCACGCTTTCCGATTCCGGCGGCGTGGCGGCGCTTCATCGCCATCGACTTCGGGTACACCAATCCCTTCGTCTGCCAGTGGTGGGCCATCGACCCGGACGGGCGGATGTACCTGTACCGGGAGCTGTACCGCACGCAGCGCACGGTGCAGATGCACGCCCAACAGATCCGGGCGCTGACCGGCTCGGAGGTGATCGAGGCGTATGTCACCGATCACGACGCCGAAGACCGCGCCACGCTGGAGGCCGCGCTGGGCATCCGGACCCGCCCGGCAGACAAGGCCGTGAGCGTGGGCATTCAGGCGGTGGAAGAGCGACTCAAGCCAGCTGGAGACAGCAAACCCCGCCTGTTCATCTTTGCGGATGCCCTGGTCGAGCGGGATCCGCTGCTGATCGACGAAGAGACCGGCTTGTCTTCACTGCCGACCTGCACGCTGGAAGAGATCGACGGGTATGTGTGGGCGAAGGGCGCGGGCGGAGAGACGCTCAAGGAAAACCCGGTGAAGCTGAATGACCACGGCATGGATGATCTTCGCTATGCCACTCGGTACGCCGATGGCTTCGGTAAGCGCCCCGAGCGCCGTCAAGACAGCAGCACTGTCAGCACCTATTAG
- a CDS encoding DUF4377 domain-containing protein, whose translation MKILYPVACLLLLCGCDSTTRGTEHLQVAPNPVDCDLGTPGGQTSCLAVRSDITGEFGPWLVADINLIKGFVYEPGYLYDLTVDTSCTRGLGEFFPLYRTLQKVNSKEVSKTVITAETAYQFGIFC comes from the coding sequence ATGAAAATTCTCTATCCAGTTGCTTGTCTTCTGCTTCTGTGCGGTTGCGACTCAACCACGCGGGGCACGGAGCACCTTCAGGTTGCACCCAATCCTGTGGACTGCGACTTAGGGACGCCAGGAGGACAGACGTCGTGTCTAGCTGTCCGGAGTGACATCACGGGAGAGTTCGGCCCTTGGCTGGTGGCCGATATTAATCTCATCAAGGGATTCGTTTACGAGCCTGGATATCTCTATGACCTCACGGTAGACACCTCATGCACGAGAGGATTAGGCGAGTTCTTTCCCTTATATAGAACGCTGCAGAAGGTAAACAGTAAGGAAGTTAGCAAAACCGTAATCACAGCTGAGACTGCTTATCAGTTCGGAATATTCTGCTAA